Proteins from a genomic interval of Verrucomicrobium sp.:
- the dcd gene encoding dCTP deaminase, with product MGIHADSWIRRMALEKGMIEPFAEGQVRHGEDGGRLISYGVSSYGYDLRVSDEFKVFTNVFNSVVDPKAFDEQSFVDIKAPVCIVPPNSFALARSVEYFRIPRNVLTVCLGKSTYARCGIIVNVTPFEPEWEGHVTLEISNTTPLPAKIYANEGLAQVLFFEAEEICETSYADRGGKYMKQRGITVPRM from the coding sequence ATGGGCATTCACGCTGACAGTTGGATCCGGCGCATGGCGCTGGAAAAGGGGATGATCGAGCCGTTTGCCGAGGGGCAGGTCCGCCACGGCGAGGACGGCGGCCGCCTCATCAGCTACGGCGTCTCCAGCTACGGCTACGACCTGCGCGTCTCCGACGAGTTCAAGGTCTTCACCAACGTCTTCAATTCGGTCGTCGATCCGAAGGCTTTCGACGAGCAGTCGTTCGTCGACATCAAGGCCCCCGTCTGCATCGTCCCGCCGAACTCCTTCGCCCTGGCCCGCTCGGTCGAATACTTCCGCATCCCGCGCAACGTGCTGACCGTCTGCCTGGGCAAGTCGACCTACGCCCGCTGCGGCATCATCGTCAACGTCACCCCCTTCGAGCCGGAGTGGGAGGGCCACGTCACCCTGGAAATCTCCAACACCACCCCGCTTCCCGCGAAGATCTACGCCAACGAGGGCCTGGCCCAGGTTCTCTTCTTCGAGGCGGAGGAGATCTGCGAGACTTCCTACGCCGACCGGGGCGGCAAATACATGAAGCAGCGCGGCATCACCGTGCCGCGGATGTAG
- a CDS encoding RDD family protein codes for MTERGPRYAGFWIRLAAGFWDFSIFAMLTLAAVAARKMGVPGAVFRFWGDTVRITNSLYEILLVASLWQATLGMRWCGIKVVNYQGERLSFLHSVGRWLAVGMWIILIRKLQRDFGATPMTAGVVGLIVLANGLLIAFTPKKQALHDYLARTLVIYDEEAEKVS; via the coding sequence ATGACGGAGAGGGGCCCCCGCTACGCCGGATTTTGGATCCGGTTGGCGGCGGGGTTTTGGGACTTTTCAATTTTTGCGATGCTGACCCTGGCCGCGGTGGCGGCCAGGAAGATGGGGGTTCCGGGCGCGGTTTTTCGCTTCTGGGGTGATACGGTTCGCATTACAAATTCGCTTTACGAAATTTTGTTGGTTGCTTCCTTGTGGCAAGCCACGCTCGGGATGAGGTGGTGCGGTATCAAGGTGGTCAATTACCAGGGGGAGCGCCTTTCTTTTCTTCACTCCGTGGGAAGATGGCTGGCAGTTGGGATGTGGATAATTCTTATCCGGAAACTGCAGCGAGATTTTGGGGCGACACCGATGACCGCCGGGGTGGTGGGGTTGATTGTCCTGGCCAATGGTCTTCTCATCGCCTTCACCCCGAAGAAACAGGCGCTCCACGACTATCTTGCCAGGACCCTTGTTATTTATGACGAGGAGGCGGAGAAAGTGTCGTAG
- a CDS encoding TIGR03943 family protein, which produces MIRAQLDHFRAPLVLGALGAGLLHAYVTGQVGTLLHPLLQPWVLAGAVGLLAAALLHLLLAPAPEFRPAPELALLAKRLGRDTLVVAALLGGLALAPRDFSSLALANRQGADPALLLPQTADAKPPEWKADATGAIPVETTDLALAAEHADTTAALEGHVVRLHGQLAPVPGQAGAFQVVRFLMFCCAADAQPVAVRVRGEAPAAVRPMGWVEVSGPVHFVLGAEGKMEPVLTLQAAQSIPAPADKFLY; this is translated from the coding sequence ATGATCCGGGCGCAGCTCGACCACTTCCGCGCTCCCCTGGTCCTCGGCGCCCTCGGCGCGGGGCTCCTCCACGCCTACGTCACCGGACAAGTCGGCACCCTCCTCCACCCCCTCCTTCAGCCGTGGGTCCTGGCGGGAGCCGTCGGCCTCCTGGCCGCCGCCCTTCTCCACCTCCTCCTGGCCCCCGCGCCTGAATTCCGGCCCGCACCGGAACTCGCCCTCCTGGCCAAACGCCTGGGGCGCGACACCCTGGTCGTCGCCGCCCTTCTGGGCGGCCTGGCCCTGGCCCCGCGCGACTTCTCCTCCCTGGCCCTGGCCAACCGCCAAGGAGCCGACCCCGCCCTTCTCCTCCCCCAAACCGCCGACGCCAAACCCCCGGAATGGAAAGCCGACGCCACCGGCGCGATCCCCGTCGAAACGACCGACCTGGCCCTGGCCGCCGAGCACGCCGACACCACCGCCGCCCTGGAAGGCCACGTCGTCCGCCTCCACGGCCAGCTGGCCCCCGTTCCCGGCCAGGCGGGGGCATTCCAAGTCGTCCGCTTCCTCATGTTCTGCTGCGCCGCCGACGCCCAGCCCGTCGCCGTCCGCGTGAGGGGGGAGGCCCCCGCCGCCGTCCGCCCGATGGGGTGGGTCGAGGTCAGCGGCCCCGTCCACTTCGTCCTGGGCGCGGAAGGAAAGATGGAGCCCGTCCTCACCCTCCAAGCCGCCCAATCCATCCCCGCCCCCGCCGACAAATTCCTCTACTGA
- a CDS encoding permease produces the protein MSTSWFSFPDFFLSFSALLLEGLPFLLVGALGSALVDLFLPESWLRRFLKLGPAAGIGAGMAAGLLFPICECGALPVALRLIRKGVPLPSAAAYLFAAPLFNPLSILSTYLAFRTRQPWLMTGLRLGMGALLVGSLALWIRSRDSREILRLRPAAEGAALPADPEEPAWRARLRQTVRSVGEDLLSVAAFLALGAAVAAFLNTSINRAWLQPLAQNGFWGPVAAVLLAQLLSLCSTTDAFVIAALPQFTRAAALAFLVAGPIFDLKLWWIYQALFTRRAVLQIWLRVTAGALVLAWLYSLL, from the coding sequence GTGAGCACGTCCTGGTTTTCCTTTCCCGACTTCTTCCTCTCCTTTTCCGCCCTCCTCCTGGAAGGGCTCCCCTTCCTCCTGGTCGGCGCGCTCGGCTCCGCCCTGGTCGACCTCTTCCTGCCGGAATCGTGGCTCCGCCGCTTCCTGAAACTCGGCCCGGCCGCCGGCATCGGCGCCGGGATGGCCGCCGGGCTCCTCTTCCCCATCTGCGAGTGCGGCGCCCTCCCCGTCGCCCTCCGCCTCATCCGCAAAGGGGTGCCCCTGCCCAGCGCCGCCGCCTACCTCTTCGCCGCGCCGCTCTTCAACCCCCTCTCCATCCTCAGCACCTACCTGGCCTTCCGCACCCGCCAGCCCTGGCTCATGACCGGCCTGCGGCTCGGCATGGGGGCCCTCCTCGTCGGCTCCCTGGCCCTCTGGATCCGCAGCCGGGACAGCCGGGAAATCCTCCGCCTCCGCCCCGCCGCAGAGGGGGCCGCCCTCCCCGCCGACCCGGAGGAACCCGCCTGGCGGGCCCGCCTGCGGCAGACCGTCCGCAGCGTCGGGGAAGACCTCCTCTCCGTCGCCGCCTTCCTGGCCCTCGGCGCCGCCGTAGCCGCCTTTCTCAACACCAGCATCAACCGGGCTTGGCTCCAGCCGCTGGCCCAGAACGGCTTCTGGGGGCCCGTCGCCGCCGTCCTCCTGGCCCAGCTCCTCTCCCTCTGCAGCACCACCGACGCCTTCGTCATCGCCGCCCTGCCCCAGTTCACCCGCGCCGCCGCCCTCGCCTTCCTCGTCGCCGGCCCCATCTTCGACCTCAAACTCTGGTGGATCTACCAGGCCCTCTTCACCCGCCGCGCCGTCCTCCAGATTTGGCTCCGCGTCACCGCTGGCGCATTGGTCCTGGCGTGGCTATATTCCCTATTATGA